The sequence AAATGATAGACCAAGCACTGATGCACCCCATACCGGGCGGACGGTTCAACTTCGCCTGTCACCATACAATACCCTGCTTTACGAAATGTTGTGCCAAGCTCGATTTGATCCTCACGCCGTACGACGTAATTCGTCTGAAAACCAGGCTCAATCTCTCATCAAAGGTTTTCCTCCGTCGTTACACCACCTCTTATGTGGCTGAGGAATATGGAGCCCCACTCGTCAAGCTCAAGATGAACGAAGACAAGGATCGCAAGTGTCCTTTTGTAGGGCCACAAGGCTGCTCCGTCTATGAAGATCGACCCGGAGCCTGTCGCATGTACCCAGTAGGACGGGCCGCCTCAAAGATTCCCGGAATGGCCAAGGCGGGAGAATATTATTTCCTGGTAAAAGAAGCACACTGCCTCGGCTTCCAGCAAAAGAAGGAATGGACCATTGATGAATGGCTCGAAGATCAGGGCTTGTCTATCTACAATACCATGAATGATCTTTTTCTGGATGTCACTGCAGGCATACAGCCAAATATTATGAAGAGTCTCAACGAAAAGCAAATAGGGATGTTCTATATGGCCTGTTACAACCTGGATGAATTCAGGAAGTTCATATTCTCCACCACATTCCTCGATCGCTTTGATGTTGAGCCCGATGTGGTTACCCGCATTAAAACGGACGACATCGAATTGTTGCGCTTTGCCTGCAGCTGGCTGCGCTTCGCCCTTTTCGGGGAAAATACTATTGCAACCAAGCCGGACTTGAGTCCACAACCGGCTCGTACTAGTCGATAATATTGTCTTTCAGGGCCTCGTACGACCAAACCGGAATCGGATCACATTTGCCGGTGTCTGGATCCAGCTTACACCGATACGAGGCCTTTGTTTGTTGTTGTTCCCACATGATTTCCCAGCCCCGAACAAAATAAGGGCATTCGTCATTGAAGCATACATAAAAAAACTCATTGGGCCAGGTAGATTGCAGGGGAACTCTCCATTTTTTCATCTCCTGCCCACAATGGGGGCACACAGGAGTTTTTCCTTTTGCCACTTTCTGCTCTCCTTTCGCAACCAGATGATCCTGTAGTTTTTACTATAAGGCTTTACTAGGATAATTCAACACGAAAAACCTTGGTTGACTCTGACAAAGCAGGGATTATAGTATTGGGCATTGTTATCTCTACGACACTGTTCTTGGGAAGGATAGAACATGACGAAGATAGTCGAAGAAAAGCGGCCTCGCGACCACTACAAAGCATCACTGGAAAATGGTTCTTTGGTGATGAAACCCTACTGCGCCTGCGGTAATCCCCTTGACGAAGATTACTTCTGCGAAAAGTGCGACAGACGCTGCCATTGCAACGACATAATTTGCGACAGCGAGGCCACCCTGGACTTGGTGAAGGGCTATATCAAGAGATCGGGGCAGTTTGCAGCATTCAGGGCAAAACTCGCGACTGAAGCCTAGGGGCCAATCTGCCGAAAGCCAAATTAGATAGTGTGCAGACGGCACCAAAAGCAGACCAATAACGATTTCTTCCTACTCCCTGCTGCCGCCTATGACAAGGCTTGAAGTTCTTCGAGCTTTTCAATAGCTCTGTCAAGCATTTTTTCGCCGCCGATTCTCTCCTGTGCGGCCAGCAAACGGGGTAGAGCCTCAACCTTGCCGAATTTCCCCAAGGCACCTCCGGCCCAATTGACAATATGGTGACTTTCGTGTTCCAGTAACTCCAGGAGCAAATCGTAAGAGCTGGAGACCTGGAGGTTCCCGAGCACGGAAACGATACCGGTCTTGATGGGATCAAAGGTCTTGTCCCTGCTAAACGCCTCCTTTATGTAAGGTATGACCTCCTCTCCAAGCTGCTCCAGATA is a genomic window of Deltaproteobacteria bacterium containing:
- a CDS encoding YkgJ family cysteine cluster protein; protein product: MIDQALMHPIPGGRFNFACHHTIPCFTKCCAKLDLILTPYDVIRLKTRLNLSSKVFLRRYTTSYVAEEYGAPLVKLKMNEDKDRKCPFVGPQGCSVYEDRPGACRMYPVGRAASKIPGMAKAGEYYFLVKEAHCLGFQQKKEWTIDEWLEDQGLSIYNTMNDLFLDVTAGIQPNIMKSLNEKQIGMFYMACYNLDEFRKFIFSTTFLDRFDVEPDVVTRIKTDDIELLRFACSWLRFALFGENTIATKPDLSPQPARTSR
- a CDS encoding ogr/Delta-like zinc finger family protein — its product is MAKGKTPVCPHCGQEMKKWRVPLQSTWPNEFFYVCFNDECPYFVRGWEIMWEQQQTKASYRCKLDPDTGKCDPIPVWSYEALKDNIID